One stretch of Oncorhynchus gorbuscha isolate QuinsamMale2020 ecotype Even-year linkage group LG21, OgorEven_v1.0, whole genome shotgun sequence DNA includes these proteins:
- the ostc gene encoding oligosaccharyltransferase complex subunit ostc yields METLYGVPFAVLECPNIKLKKPSWLHMPSAMTVYAIVIVSYFLITGGIIYDVIVEPPSVGSMTDEHGHQRPVAFLAYRVNGQYIMEGLASSFLFTMGGLGFIILDRSNAPNIPKLNRFLLLFIGFVSVLLSFFMARVFMRMKLPGYLMG; encoded by the exons ATGGAGACATTATACGGTGTACCTTTCGCAGTGTTGGAATGTCCTAATATAAAACTCAAAAAGCCATCATGGCTGCACATGCCGTCGGCTATGACAGTCTATGCGATTGTTATTGTATCGTACTTTCTCATCACTGGAG GCATCATCTACGATGTCATTGTGGAACCACCTAGTGTGGGTTCAATGACCGATGAACATGGGCACCAGCGGCCTGTCGCCTTTTTGGCATACAG AGTGAATGGCCAGTACATCATGGAAGGGTTGGCCTCCAGTTTCCTCTTCACCATGGGAGGCTTGGGCTTCATAATCCTAGATCGCTCGAATGCCCCAAACATCCCTAAACTCAACCGCTTTCTTCTGTTGTTCATCGGTTTTGTCAGTGTCCTGCTCAGCTTCTTCATGGCCAGAGTGTTCATGAGAATGAAACTGCC